The following coding sequences are from one Delphinus delphis chromosome 19, mDelDel1.2, whole genome shotgun sequence window:
- the C19H17orf113 gene encoding uncharacterized protein C17orf113 homolog produces MVPPGKKPAGEASNSNKKCKRYFNEHWKEEFTWLDFDYERKLMFCLECRQALVRNKHGKAENAFTVGTDNFQRHALLRHVTSGAHRQALAVNRGRPTFEGQAEGGGTCPGLATTPSFRSVKVEANPAKVAVLTTVYCMAKEDVPDNRCSALLELQRFNLCQALLGMEHGDYYSPRRVRDMQVAIASVLHTEACQRLKASPYVGLVLDETRDWPESHNLALFATSVSPCDGQPATTFLGSVELQEGEATAGQLLDILQAFGVSASKLAWLSSSLPSDRLGSVGPQLQAACPLLMELHCLPGRTDPKPPAYLGEYESVLDALFRLHGGPSSHVVPELRAALDLAAIDLAGPRPVPWASLLPVVEAVAEAWPCLVPTLEASAPASPTTRALALALRQFTFVAFTHLLLDALPSVQKLALVLQPEEPDLALLQPLVTAAAASLQAQRSSGGARLQGFLQELATSSPDLGRGRCTYRGVELVGYSEAAVQGLERLRGAFLDSMRRGLRDSYPGPSLDAVAALAAIFDPRRYPQAPEELGAHGEGALRVLLRAFAPAVVCQRALGDFALFKRVVCSLGRLGPRALCAKLACARSELHELFPDFAALASLALALPAGAGLLDKVGRSRELRWWGPGGAGEGRGGPAVKIAVDGPPLHEFDFALAVEFLESGWGEGLLGSQLT; encoded by the exons ATGGTGCCCCCGGGGAAGAAACCAGCCGGAGAGGCTTCCAACTCCAATAAGAAGTGCAAGCGTTACTTCAACGAGCACTGGAAAGAGGAGTTCACCTGGCTGGACTTCGACTACGAGCGGAAGTTGATGTTTTGCCTAGAGTGCCGCCAGGCCCTGGTGCGGAACAAGCACGGCAAAGCGGAGAACGCCTTCACTGTGGGCACCGACAACTTCCAGCGCCATGCCCTGCTGCGCCACGTGACCTCGGGGGCCCACCGCCAGGCTCTGGCCGTCAACCGGGGCCGGCCCACTTTTGAGGGCCAGGCTGAGGGTGGAGGGACCTGTCCGGGCCTGGCGACCACCCCCAGCTTCAGGAGTGTCAAGGTGGAAGCGAACCCGGCCAAGGTGGCCGTGCTGACCACGGTGTACTGCATGGCCAAGGAGGACGTGCCTGACAACCGCTGCTCTGCCCTGCTCGAGCTACAGAGGTTCAACCTGTGCCAGGCGCTGCTGGGCATGGAGCACGGCGATTACTACAGTCCTAGGAGGGTGAGGGACATGCAG GTGGCCATTGCCAGTGTCTTGCACACAGAGGCCTGCCAACGCCTGAAGGCATCCCCGTATGTGGGCCTGGTGTTGGACGAGACCAGGGACTGGCCTGAGTCCCACAATCTGGCCTTGTTTGCCACTTCGGTGTCCCCCTGCGATGGCCAGCCTGCCACCACCTTCCTGGGCAGTGTGGAGCTACAGGAAGGCGAGGCCACTGCTGGCCAACTCCTGGACATTCTGCAGGCTTTCGGCGTGTCTGCATCCAAGCTGGCCTGGCTCAGCTCAAGCCTCCCCAGTGACCGCCTGGGGAGCGTGGGCCCGCAGCTCCAGGCTGCCTGCCCACTGCTCATGGAGCTGCACTGCCTCCCCGGCCGGACAGATCCCAAGCCCCCTGCCTACCTAGGTGAATATGAAAGTGTGCTGGATGCCCTATTCCGCCTCCATGGTGGCCCCAGTTCCCACGTGGTCCCTGAGCTCCGGGCGGCACTGGACCTTGCAGCTATTGACTTGGCAGGACCACGGCCAGTGCCCTGGGCCTCCCTGCTGCCTGTGGTGGAAGCAGTGGCTGAGGCTTGGCCTTGCCTGGTGCCCACGCTGGAGGCCTCTGCCCCAGCCTCACCTACAACCAGGGCACTGGCCCTCGCCCTGCGCCAGTTCACCTTTGTGGCCTTCACCCACCTCCTGCTGGATGCTCTGCCGTCCGTGCAGAAGCTCGCCCTTGTCCTGCAGCCAGAAGAGCCGGACTTGGCCTTGCTGCAACCGCTGGTGACGGCAGCTGCAGCCTCCCTCCAAGCGCAGCGCAGCTCAGGTGGGGCGCGTCTCCAGGGCTTCCTGCAGGAACTGGCAACCTCCAGCCCTGACTTGGGCCGCGGCCGCTGCACCTACCGCGGTGTGGAGCTGGTGGGCTACTCCGAGGCTGCGGTCCAGGGCTTGGAGCGGCTGCGGGGGGCTTTCCTGGACTCCATGCGGAGGGGGCTGCGGGACTCCTACCCCGGGCCCTCGCTGGACGCCGTGGCCGCCTTGGCGGCGATCTTCGACCCCCGCCGCTACCCGCAGGCACCCGAGGAGCTGGGCGCGCACGGCGAGGGGGCGCTGCGCGTCCTGTTGCGCGCCTTCGCCCCCGCCGTGGTGTGCCAGCGGGCGCTGGGCGACTTCGCGCTCTTCAAGCGCGTGGTGTGCAGcctggggcggctgggcccgcgggCCCTGTGCGCCAAGCTGGCGTGCGCGCGCTCTGAACTGCACGAGCTCTTCCCTGACTTCGCCGCCCTCGCCTCCCTGGCCTTGGCGCTGCCCGCGGGCGCCGGCCTCCTGGACAAGGTCGGCCGCAGCCGGGAGCTGCGGTGGTgggggccgggcggggcgggggaagGCCGGGGCGGCCCCGCGGTGAAGATCGCGGTGGATGGGCCGCCGCTGCACGAGTTTGACTTTGCGCTGGCGGTGGAGTTCCTAGAGAGTGGGTGGGGCGAGGGGCTCCTGGGCTCGCAGCTCACGTGA